A stretch of Physeter macrocephalus isolate SW-GA chromosome 8, ASM283717v5, whole genome shotgun sequence DNA encodes these proteins:
- the LOC102983601 gene encoding zinc finger and BTB domain-containing protein 14-like, with translation MEFFISMSETIKYNDDDHKTLFLKTLNEQRLEGEFCDIAIVVEDVKFRAHRCVLAACSTYFKKLFKKLEVDSSSVIEIDFLRSDIFEEVLNYLYTAKISVKKEDVNLMMSSGQILGIRFLDKLCSQKWDVSSPDESNGQSKSKYCLKINRPIGDAADTQDDDVEETGDQDDSPSDDTVEGTPPSQEDGKSPTTTLRVQEAILKELGSEEVRQVNCYGQEVESMETPESKDLGSQTPQALTFNDGMSEVKDEQTPGWTTAASDMKFEYLLYGHHREQIACQACGKTFSDEGRLRKHEKLHTADRPFVCEMCTKGFTTQAHLKEHLKIHTGYKSYSCEVCGKSFIRAPDLKKHERVHSNERPFACHMCDKAFKHKSHLKDHERRHRGEKPFVCGSCTKAFAKASDLKRHENNMHSERKQVTPSAMQSETEQIQAAAMAAEAEQQLETIACS, from the coding sequence ATGGAGTTTTTCATCAGTATGTCTGAAACCATTAAATACAATGACGATGATCATAAAACTCTGTTTCTGAAAACCCTAAACGAGCAGCGCCTGGAAGGAGAATTTTGCGATATCGCGATTGTGGTGGAGGATGTCAAGTTCAGGGCGCACAGGTGTGTCCTTGCCGCCTGCAGCACCtactttaaaaagcttttcaAGAAGCTTGAGGTCGATAGCTCTTCAGTGATAGAAATAGATTTTCTCCGTTCTGATATATTTGAAGAGGTCCTGAATTACTTGTACACGGCAAAGATTTCTGTGAAAAAAGAAGATGTTAACTTAATGATGTCATCGGGTCAGATTCTCGGTATCCGATTTTTGGATAAACTCTGTTCTCAGAAGTGGGACGTGTCCAGTCCGGACGAAAGTAATGGCCAATCCAAAAGCAAGTACTGTCTCAAGATCAATCGCCCCATTGGAGATGCTGCTGACACTCAGGATGATGACGTGGAGGAAACTGGAGACCAAGATGACAGTCCCTCGGATGACACGGTAGAAGGCACCCCCCCAAGTCAGGAGGACGGCAAGTCGCCCACGACGACGCTCAGGGTCCAGGAAGCGATCCTGAAAGAGCTGGGGAGTGAGGAGGTGCGGCAAGTCAATTGCTATGGCCAGGAAGTCGAATCCATGGAGACCCCCGAGTCCAAGGATCTGGGATCCCAGACCCCTCAAGCCTTAACATTTAACGATGGGATGAGTGAAGTGAAGGATGAACAGACCCCAGGCTGGACCACAGCTGCCAGCGACATGAAGTTTGAGTACCTGCTGTACGGCCACCACCGGGAGCAGATCGCCTGCCAGGCCTGCGGGAAGACGTTTTCGGACGAGGGCAGGCTGAGAAAGCACGAGAAGCTGCACACGGCCGACCGGCCCTTTGTCTGCGAGATGTGCACCAAGGGCTTCACCACCCAGGCCCACCTGAAGGAGCACCTGAAGATCCACACGGGCTACAAGTCCTACAGCTGCGAGGTGTGCGGCAAGTCGTTCATACGCGCCCCGGACTTGAAGAAGCACGAGCGGGTCCACAGCAATGAGCGGCCCTTCGCCTGCCACATGTGCGACAAGGCCTTCAAACACAAGTCCCACCTCAAGGACCACGAGCGCAGGCATCGGGGCGAGAAGCCCTTCGTGTGCGGCTCCTGCACCAAGGCCTTCGCCAAGGCGTCGGATCTGAAACGGCACGAGAACAATATGCACAGCGAGCGGAAGCAGGTCACCCCCAGCGCCATGCAGAGCGAGACCGAGCAGATTCAGGCGGCGGCCATGGCCGCGGAGGCCGAGCAGCAGCTGGAGACCATTGCCTGCAGCTAG